In one window of Miscanthus floridulus cultivar M001 chromosome 12, ASM1932011v1, whole genome shotgun sequence DNA:
- the LOC136498491 gene encoding probable calcium-binding protein CML25/26, translated as MSATAAAAAASLFEALDKDGDGKVSASELRRCAAAPLDEEEAAAVLAAADADGDGLLDRDEFLGLAREAAAAADQQADDDDAGGSRRRCLRVAFGMFADADDGGRQGAAEQKEQCITPASLQRMLGRLMGANKQLQLALDLDECRAMICRFDLDGDGVISFEEFRVMMHDGLL; from the coding sequence ATGTctgccacggcggcggcggcggcggcgtcgctgTTCGAGGCCCTGGACAAGGACGGCGACGGCAAGGTGTCGGCGTCGGAGCTGCGCAGATGCGCGGCGGCGCCGCTCGACGAGGAGGAGGCCGCGGCCGTGCTCGCGGCGGCGGACGCCGACGGGGACGGCCTGCTGGACCGCGACGAGTTCCTCGGGCTGGCCCGcgaggcggctgcggcggcggaccagcaggccgacgacgacgacgcgggcGGCAGCAGGCGGCGGTGCCTCAGGGTGGCGTTCGGGATGTTCGCGGATGCGGACGACGGGGGCCGCCAGGGGGCGGCGGAGCAGAAGGAGCAGTGCATCACGCCGGCGAGCCTGCAGCGGATGCTCGGGCGGCTGATGGGCGCGAATAAGCAGTTGCAGCTGGCCTTGGACCTGGACGAGTGCAGGGCCATGATCTGCAGGTTCGATCTCGATGGCGATGGCGTCATCTCTTTCGAAGAGTTCAGGGTCATGATGCATGATGGCCTCTTATGA